ACAGGCTAAGGCCAACACCAGAGCCCAGCTCGCCCAACTGCAAAACACAAAAGCGCGCATCAGTGCTGATTTAAAAATCGCTTACCAAGGTTTGCTATATGCCCAATCTTTTGTGACTCTCACCAATGAAATTGTAAAACGCCGACAAGAAAACTTACGTCTTGTCGAGCTTCGCTATGAAAGCGGTCTTGAAAACCGAGGGTCCGTGTTACTATCACAAGCCAATTACGAACAGGCAAAGTACGACAATATCGTGGCTGAAAATGCAGTCAGAGTGTCCTCCTCTCAATTAGCCAGAGTTCTTGGTGTGGATGAAGCACATAAACTTGAAATCTACGATCCCGTGCCGATTCACGATCAAAACCTGAATGCCAAACCTGATTTTCAGAAAGCAGTTTTGCTCAACCCTGAAGTGCTTCTGGCTGAGGCTCAAGAGGTTTTGGCCAAACAGTCTTTGCGTGTATCACGTTCTACATTTATGCCTTCGTTAAATCTGACAGGAAGCACAGGCCGTATGCGTGTAGTGGATGACCCTAACGATCGCACAACATGGTCTATTGGACTCAATCTCAGTTTTCCGCTCTTTAATGGCGGGCAAGATTACTATGGGATCAAAGCCTCTTCGGCTCAGCTTTCTGCCGCATCTAGCACCTTAGAAAATATGCGCCGATCTGTCTTAGCCCAAATCGAACGCGCCTATGCAGCATACGTGGAGTCCATTGCTAAACTGCGAGTCGACAAATCCTTTCGAGACGCCACAACCATTCGTTCTGAAATTTCTAAAAAAAGATACAACAATGGTCTCATCACCTTTGATGACTGGAACATCATTGAGGATGATTTAATTTTAAGACAAAAATCTTATTTACAAAGCGTAAGAGAACGCGTGGTCGCTGAAGCCACCTATGAGCAGACGTTAGGACAAGGAGCCATTCAATGAGAGGCGGAAAAAAATTATGGATTGTTGCTGGGTTGATCCTCCTACTTGTGATGGGAGTCTGGATCTTTAAATCCAAATCTAGTACACCCACCACCTACGAAGAATATCCTGTCTTTAGAGGCAATTTACAGATCACCGCTATGGCCACAGGAACTGTGAAACCAGAAAACCGTCTTGAAATTAAACCTCCCATAGCAGGACGCATTGATCAGGTGTTGATCAAAGAAGGACAAGAGGTCAGCAAAGGCCAAATCCTTGCCATGATGAGCTCAACAGAACGCGCAGCCTTATTAGATGCCGCTAGGTCTCAAGACAAATCTGAAGTCAAAAAATGGGAAACACTTTACCGCCCTACTCCTATTTTAGCTCCCTTAGATGGCACTATCATTCTACGAAGTATTGAGGCTGGGCAAACCGTCACCAATGCCGATGCTGTTCTTGTGATGTCAGATCGTTTGATCGTCAAAGCACAAGTGGATGAAACAGATATGGGACTGATTGAGCTGGGACAAAAAGCAGAGATCATTTTGGATGCTTACTCTAAAGAAAAGATCACCGCCAAAGTGGATCACATCGCTTTTGAATCCACCACCACAAATAATGTGACCACTTATGACATTGATATTCTACCTGAGGACACACCCAAGTTCATGCGCTCAGGGATGACGGCCAACGTGACCTTTTATGTGAACACCAAAGAGAATGCGCTTTTGCTTCCCACAGAAGTGATCATCTACGAAAATGGTCGTCCTACTGTTTTAGTCAAAGACGCTCACGAATCTCGTCGTCTGTCTTTTACCAAAAAGAACATCAAGCTTGGTCTGAGTGACGGTAAAAACAGCGAGGTGCTTGAAGGCCTTAGTGATGGCGACATTATTCTAAGCACTAAAATCATCATCGGTGACCGCGAAGAAAGCTCCAACCCCTTCCAACCTAACTTTAGACGAAGAAACAAATAAGATGATCGAAGTTAAAGATATCAAAAAAACCTATACCATGGGGAGCACCCAGGTTCACGCATTACGAGGCGTGAATCTCACCATTGAAGATGGTGACTTTGTGGCCATCATGGGGCCCTCTGGAAGTGGTAAATCTACACTGGCGCATATTCTTGGTTTACTTGATGTACCTAGTTCTGGGTCTTATAAACTGAATGGGCAAGAAGTGGCCAAAATGTCAGAAGACTCCTTAGCTATTCTTCGTCGTAATGAAATTGGGTTTATATTTCAACAGTTCAATCTTCTGCCTCGTCTCAATGCCTATGAGAATGTTCTTCTTCCTATCTTCTATTCTAAGAAACCTTCAGGCTCACAGAACGCCCACGAATTATTAAAACTTGTTGGTCTTGATCAACGCGAAGATCACCGCCCTAATGAGCTCTCTGGAGGACAACAGCAGCGCGTGGCTATTGCCCGTTCACTTGTCAATCGACCTCGTATGATCTTAGCAGACGAACCCACAGGAAACTTAGATTCCGTAAGCGAAAAAGAGATCATGAGAGCCCTTAAAGAACTTAACGATCAAGGCATCACTGTCGTCATGGTCACACACGAAGATGAGATCGGGGCACAGGCCAAGCGCCTGATTCGTATGCGTGACGGCGCCGTACAGTCCGATGAACGTTTAAGACCTATTGGTGCAAAGAATTTAAGTGCCCAAGGGGATGCACCTACAGATTCACAAAAAAATACACCTTCTCCTCTAGCCTTGTCTCCACTTAAGAGCACTTCACCAGACGCTCCCTCTTCTAGTTTTGGCCTTAAAGAATTAGGGGGGCATTTTCAACAAGGGTTTAAAAGTTTAGCGGGAAATAAAATCCGAACCGCACTCTCCATGTTGGGAATCCTAATTGGGGTTGCCGCCGTCATCGCTATGTTAGCCTTAGGAACTGGCGCACAAAGGGCTATTGAGAAACAACTCTCTTCTTTAGGATCAAATTTATTAGTCTTACGTACAGGAGGAATGAGACGAGGTGGTGTGGCACAACAAGCAGGCGAAGGCACCCGTCTGACTCGTGATGATGCCAATGCCATAAAAAATCAGGTTCCTTTTATTCATAACGTGGGTCCCTATGTGAACGGTCGTGGGCAAGTGGGTTATCTGAATAAAAACTGGAATACAGAACTTTTGGGAGCCACACCCAATTATACAGAGATTCGTGCCGCCATACCCAACATTGGGCGCTTCTTTACAGAAGAAGAGAACATGCAGCGCGCACGAGTGGCCGTGGTGGGAACCACTATTGTCAGAGAACTTTTCAACGGTCAAAATCCTGTAGGCTCTATTCTTAAGATCAACAAAATAAGTTTCCAAGTGATTGGAGTTTTACCCGAAAAGGGAGCTGGTGGATGGCGAGACCAAGATGATCTGATTGTCGTTCCTCTGGCCACGGCCATGTATCGCCTGTTGGGCAAAAACTACGTGGATTCCATGGACATTCAAGTCACTGAAGCCAGTATGATGGATCAGGTGCAGAGCCAAACCTTACAGTTTCTTTATACACGCAAACGCGTGGCTTTATCACAAAGAGATGATGCGTTTACCATTCATAATATGGCTGACATTCAAAAAGCTCTGTCACAGACCAACAAAACGATGACTACACTCCTTGCCTCGATTGCCGCCATCTCATTACTTGTTGGTGGAATTGGAATTATGAACATTATGCTGGTCTCTGTCACAGAACGAACCAAAGAGATCGGCTTAAGAAAAGCCATTGGAGCCAAGAAGTCTGACATCCTTATGCAGTTCTTAGTAGAATCCGTGGCGGTGAGTGTGCTAGGAGGTGTGGCAGGCATCTTTATTGGCTGGGGCGTGTGTGTGGCCATTGCCAGTGCGACAGAATGGACCACAAGCATTTCACTGCATTCGATTTTGATCTCTTTTGGTTTTTCAGCATTGATCGGAATTATTTTTGGAATCTATCCAGCCAAAAAAGCTTCAGCCCTTCATCCTATAGATGCCTTGAGATACGAATAAAAAAGCCCCAATCATAACGATTGAGGCATTTCATTTTCTTCACTTAGAACATAAGCAACTTAACAGGAACAACCCGTATACGGCGGAATCAACAACTTTGTCAGAGTCTCTACCCGCCTCTATATATATGCCTACCTTCTAAAAGCTAGGCAGCAGCAAGAAGCAACAGATACTCACTATTGTGGGAAGTAATGCTGCTAAAAGTAACTTTAAAGGACTGATCAAACCCCCTTCAAATCTATCCTTAAGCATTCCATAACCCGCAGGGTTAGGAGCGTTAGCAATCACAGTAAGACCACCCCCAGTGACCGCACCCGCAACCAAATAATATTTAGCGGCTTCAGATAGATCCACTAAAGAACCCAGATAGGTTAAAGCGGCGTTATCAGTAATCGCCGTTAAAGCTGTAGCTCCAAAATAAAGTGGGAGATCGCCCAACATCACTAGCACATCTTGCAACCACCACTTTTGAATGGAACCCAAGACCACAAGACCACCCAAGAAGAATCCCACAAGCAGTGATTCTCTGAGTTTTAATTTGTCTTGATACTCTTCTGTCACCTTTACAAAGCCGATAAAGAATAAAAATAGTCCCGCAAAAAATACCAAATGGTGAGACGTGTACACAGTAAGCCCAATAAATAGAATGTGCGCCAGATACATCCACCAAGTCGGATTCATGCGAGCCTCATGCTCATCGCCTGACTCAAGATTACCCGTTAATTCTTTACGGAAGATATAAGTGTAAATGGCTGTACTCGTGACAATAGCTATTACCGCCTTCCAACCAAAGTGCAAGAACATAT
This region of Pseudobdellovibrionaceae bacterium genomic DNA includes:
- a CDS encoding putative Na+/H+ antiporter; the encoded protein is MSSTPSLIEIIGTVCFALAVLHTFSVGFFQKMAHKYKEGSIGENLCHFLGEVEVVFGLWAGIFVGLYSLTMGFAVYDDAHHVIAGGLHYLESQNFTEPGFVFVIMCMAATRPIILLAGNIIRTASRVLPFSSKMSFYISALVVGPILGSFITEPAAMTVTSLILVEYFYSHKMSTRFKYATIGLLFVNISIGGTLTHFAAPPVLMVASKYGWGMEYMFLHFGWKAVIAIVTSTAIYTYIFRKELTGNLESGDEHEARMNPTWWMYLAHILFIGLTVYTSHHLVFFAGLFLFFIGFVKVTEEYQDKLKLRESLLVGFFLGGLVVLGSIQKWWLQDVLVMLGDLPLYFGATALTAITDNAALTYLGSLVDLSEAAKYYLVAGAVTGGGLTVIANAPNPAGYGMLKDRFEGGLISPLKLLLAALLPTIVSICCFLLLPSF
- a CDS encoding HlyD family efflux transporter periplasmic adaptor subunit, translating into MRGGKKLWIVAGLILLLVMGVWIFKSKSSTPTTYEEYPVFRGNLQITAMATGTVKPENRLEIKPPIAGRIDQVLIKEGQEVSKGQILAMMSSTERAALLDAARSQDKSEVKKWETLYRPTPILAPLDGTIILRSIEAGQTVTNADAVLVMSDRLIVKAQVDETDMGLIELGQKAEIILDAYSKEKITAKVDHIAFESTTTNNVTTYDIDILPEDTPKFMRSGMTANVTFYVNTKENALLLPTEVIIYENGRPTVLVKDAHESRRLSFTKKNIKLGLSDGKNSEVLEGLSDGDIILSTKIIIGDREESSNPFQPNFRRRNK
- a CDS encoding ABC transporter permease, which gives rise to MIEVKDIKKTYTMGSTQVHALRGVNLTIEDGDFVAIMGPSGSGKSTLAHILGLLDVPSSGSYKLNGQEVAKMSEDSLAILRRNEIGFIFQQFNLLPRLNAYENVLLPIFYSKKPSGSQNAHELLKLVGLDQREDHRPNELSGGQQQRVAIARSLVNRPRMILADEPTGNLDSVSEKEIMRALKELNDQGITVVMVTHEDEIGAQAKRLIRMRDGAVQSDERLRPIGAKNLSAQGDAPTDSQKNTPSPLALSPLKSTSPDAPSSSFGLKELGGHFQQGFKSLAGNKIRTALSMLGILIGVAAVIAMLALGTGAQRAIEKQLSSLGSNLLVLRTGGMRRGGVAQQAGEGTRLTRDDANAIKNQVPFIHNVGPYVNGRGQVGYLNKNWNTELLGATPNYTEIRAAIPNIGRFFTEEENMQRARVAVVGTTIVRELFNGQNPVGSILKINKISFQVIGVLPEKGAGGWRDQDDLIVVPLATAMYRLLGKNYVDSMDIQVTEASMMDQVQSQTLQFLYTRKRVALSQRDDAFTIHNMADIQKALSQTNKTMTTLLASIAAISLLVGGIGIMNIMLVSVTERTKEIGLRKAIGAKKSDILMQFLVESVAVSVLGGVAGIFIGWGVCVAIASATEWTTSISLHSILISFGFSALIGIIFGIYPAKKASALHPIDALRYE
- a CDS encoding TolC family protein — translated: MATENNPELLAAKETLRAVELQENAALSGFLPQISASLSHSKTNSSFVGGGGGIPLGGASDTREVTMAQLNGTWNLFSGFQDMGRYEQAKANTRAQLAQLQNTKARISADLKIAYQGLLYAQSFVTLTNEIVKRRQENLRLVELRYESGLENRGSVLLSQANYEQAKYDNIVAENAVRVSSSQLARVLGVDEAHKLEIYDPVPIHDQNLNAKPDFQKAVLLNPEVLLAEAQEVLAKQSLRVSRSTFMPSLNLTGSTGRMRVVDDPNDRTTWSIGLNLSFPLFNGGQDYYGIKASSAQLSAASSTLENMRRSVLAQIERAYAAYVESIAKLRVDKSFRDATTIRSEISKKRYNNGLITFDDWNIIEDDLILRQKSYLQSVRERVVAEATYEQTLGQGAIQ